A window from Argopecten irradians isolate NY chromosome 3, Ai_NY, whole genome shotgun sequence encodes these proteins:
- the LOC138317433 gene encoding palmitoyltransferase ZDHHC23-like isoform X1: protein MLRSIVASKQYGEVAENNNTQRYGRVMRPSSKVTSTEPLCCCEYENIKGEKSHILACCCDCEALDEAFDRCITCQRIPPRMQARILNTIGDRCRIPGIFGHGATKIRCDILVPLVTVPICILLATAGPVMTVMSLIFMPFFMLFFYRSWRRNTEKTRTPFFFVWGLVSVILMFVTFQAFIVAFREILLWENIILTSCFFCMLYHMMKAKLNSNSLRRSYTTYKPRRREDIYNSNKTHINNSMERKEDSKDYTQDDIEKNIRGGMSLEQMTATSLPESEVTWIDSRPIRDGKLITWCEDCGIKKPPRSGHCTVCKACFDVRDHHCVWIDCCITANNHRHFMTAMTLFVFCGFYGVHLTLTTVCTPQLYYGWFLLPNDCRFLYVDFQTAVSFVSGLYCLMAACVMSCNLLYQIILISQNITSQEMSMANKRKLTRCYGLRACANIHNRGFFRNIILFLTTKRNQDGMIKV, encoded by the exons ATGTTGAGGTCTATTGTAGCCTCCAAGCAATATGGGGAAGTGGCAGAGAATAATAATACACag agATATGGAAGAGTTATGCGCCCTTCTTCAAAAGTGACCAGCACAGAGCCTCTTTGCTGCTGTGAGTACGAGAATATTAAAGGAGAGAAAAGTCATATTCTCGCCTGCTGCTGTGACTGTGAGGCTCTCGACGAAGCTTTTGACAG GTGCATAACATGTCAGAGAATCCCTCCAAGGATGCAAGCTAGAATTCTCAACACAATCGGAGATCGGTGTCGAATTCCAGGAATTTTCGGACATGGGGCCACAAAGATTCGTTGTGATATACTTGTACCCTTAGTGACTGTACCAATATGTATCCTCTTAGCAACAGCTGGACCAGTTATGACTGTGATGTCATTGATATTTATGCCATTTTTCATGCTATTTTTTTACCGATCATGGCGTAGAAATACGGAGAAGACTCGAACACCGTTCTTCTTCGTCTGGGGTTTAGTCTCTGTGATATTAATGTTTGTAACGTTTCAAGCTTTCATCGTTGCCTTTCGTGAAATTTTATTGTgggaaaatatcatattaacgTCGTGTTTCTTTTGTATGTTGTATCATATGATGAAAGCGAAGCTAAATTCTAATTCATTACGTCGCTCATATACTACATACAAACCGCGTCGAAGGGAAGATATTTATAACTCAAATAAAACACACATCAATAATTCTATGGAAAGGAAAGAAGATTCTAAGGATTATACACAAGAtgatatagaaaaaaacatcaGAGGAGGGATGTCTTTGGAACAAATGACAGCCACTTCATTACCTGAAAGTGAAGTCACTTGGATTGACTCTAGGCCAATCAGAG ACGGGAAATTGATAACCTGGTGTGAAGACTGTGGAATTAAAAAGCCGCCGCGTTCTGGCCATTGTACAGTGTGTAAAGCCTGCTTTGATGTGCGTGATCATCACTGTGTATg GATAGATTGTTGTATAACTGCAAATAACCACAGACATTTTATGACGGCCATGACGTTATTTGTGTTTTGTGGTTTCTATGGCGTCCACCTCACCTTGACGACGGTCTGTACACCACAGTTGTACTACGGCTGGTTCCTGTTGCCAAATGACTGCCGATTTTTATATGTTGATTTCCA GACGGCGGTGAGCTTTGTCAGTGGTTTGTACTGTCTGATGGCGGCTTGTGTAATGTCCTGTAACCTGCTGTACCAGATCATTCTCATCTCACAGAATATCACCTCTCAGGAAATGAGCATGGCCAACAAACGTAAACTGACACGATGTTACGGACTCAGGGCTTGTGCAAATATTCACAACCGAGGTTTCTTCAGGAACATTATACTGTTTCTCACCACAAAGAGAAATCAAGATGGTATGATTAAAGTCTAG
- the LOC138317433 gene encoding palmitoyltransferase ZDHHC23-like isoform X2: MYRFHRNLSAYLRYGRVMRPSSKVTSTEPLCCCEYENIKGEKSHILACCCDCEALDEAFDRCITCQRIPPRMQARILNTIGDRCRIPGIFGHGATKIRCDILVPLVTVPICILLATAGPVMTVMSLIFMPFFMLFFYRSWRRNTEKTRTPFFFVWGLVSVILMFVTFQAFIVAFREILLWENIILTSCFFCMLYHMMKAKLNSNSLRRSYTTYKPRRREDIYNSNKTHINNSMERKEDSKDYTQDDIEKNIRGGMSLEQMTATSLPESEVTWIDSRPIRDGKLITWCEDCGIKKPPRSGHCTVCKACFDVRDHHCVWIDCCITANNHRHFMTAMTLFVFCGFYGVHLTLTTVCTPQLYYGWFLLPNDCRFLYVDFQTAVSFVSGLYCLMAACVMSCNLLYQIILISQNITSQEMSMANKRKLTRCYGLRACANIHNRGFFRNIILFLTTKRNQDGMIKV, encoded by the exons agATATGGAAGAGTTATGCGCCCTTCTTCAAAAGTGACCAGCACAGAGCCTCTTTGCTGCTGTGAGTACGAGAATATTAAAGGAGAGAAAAGTCATATTCTCGCCTGCTGCTGTGACTGTGAGGCTCTCGACGAAGCTTTTGACAG GTGCATAACATGTCAGAGAATCCCTCCAAGGATGCAAGCTAGAATTCTCAACACAATCGGAGATCGGTGTCGAATTCCAGGAATTTTCGGACATGGGGCCACAAAGATTCGTTGTGATATACTTGTACCCTTAGTGACTGTACCAATATGTATCCTCTTAGCAACAGCTGGACCAGTTATGACTGTGATGTCATTGATATTTATGCCATTTTTCATGCTATTTTTTTACCGATCATGGCGTAGAAATACGGAGAAGACTCGAACACCGTTCTTCTTCGTCTGGGGTTTAGTCTCTGTGATATTAATGTTTGTAACGTTTCAAGCTTTCATCGTTGCCTTTCGTGAAATTTTATTGTgggaaaatatcatattaacgTCGTGTTTCTTTTGTATGTTGTATCATATGATGAAAGCGAAGCTAAATTCTAATTCATTACGTCGCTCATATACTACATACAAACCGCGTCGAAGGGAAGATATTTATAACTCAAATAAAACACACATCAATAATTCTATGGAAAGGAAAGAAGATTCTAAGGATTATACACAAGAtgatatagaaaaaaacatcaGAGGAGGGATGTCTTTGGAACAAATGACAGCCACTTCATTACCTGAAAGTGAAGTCACTTGGATTGACTCTAGGCCAATCAGAG ACGGGAAATTGATAACCTGGTGTGAAGACTGTGGAATTAAAAAGCCGCCGCGTTCTGGCCATTGTACAGTGTGTAAAGCCTGCTTTGATGTGCGTGATCATCACTGTGTATg GATAGATTGTTGTATAACTGCAAATAACCACAGACATTTTATGACGGCCATGACGTTATTTGTGTTTTGTGGTTTCTATGGCGTCCACCTCACCTTGACGACGGTCTGTACACCACAGTTGTACTACGGCTGGTTCCTGTTGCCAAATGACTGCCGATTTTTATATGTTGATTTCCA GACGGCGGTGAGCTTTGTCAGTGGTTTGTACTGTCTGATGGCGGCTTGTGTAATGTCCTGTAACCTGCTGTACCAGATCATTCTCATCTCACAGAATATCACCTCTCAGGAAATGAGCATGGCCAACAAACGTAAACTGACACGATGTTACGGACTCAGGGCTTGTGCAAATATTCACAACCGAGGTTTCTTCAGGAACATTATACTGTTTCTCACCACAAAGAGAAATCAAGATGGTATGATTAAAGTCTAG
- the LOC138317433 gene encoding palmitoyltransferase ZDHHC23-like isoform X3, with protein MRPSSKVTSTEPLCCCEYENIKGEKSHILACCCDCEALDEAFDRCITCQRIPPRMQARILNTIGDRCRIPGIFGHGATKIRCDILVPLVTVPICILLATAGPVMTVMSLIFMPFFMLFFYRSWRRNTEKTRTPFFFVWGLVSVILMFVTFQAFIVAFREILLWENIILTSCFFCMLYHMMKAKLNSNSLRRSYTTYKPRRREDIYNSNKTHINNSMERKEDSKDYTQDDIEKNIRGGMSLEQMTATSLPESEVTWIDSRPIRDGKLITWCEDCGIKKPPRSGHCTVCKACFDVRDHHCVWIDCCITANNHRHFMTAMTLFVFCGFYGVHLTLTTVCTPQLYYGWFLLPNDCRFLYVDFQTAVSFVSGLYCLMAACVMSCNLLYQIILISQNITSQEMSMANKRKLTRCYGLRACANIHNRGFFRNIILFLTTKRNQDGMIKV; from the exons ATGCGCCCTTCTTCAAAAGTGACCAGCACAGAGCCTCTTTGCTGCTGTGAGTACGAGAATATTAAAGGAGAGAAAAGTCATATTCTCGCCTGCTGCTGTGACTGTGAGGCTCTCGACGAAGCTTTTGACAG GTGCATAACATGTCAGAGAATCCCTCCAAGGATGCAAGCTAGAATTCTCAACACAATCGGAGATCGGTGTCGAATTCCAGGAATTTTCGGACATGGGGCCACAAAGATTCGTTGTGATATACTTGTACCCTTAGTGACTGTACCAATATGTATCCTCTTAGCAACAGCTGGACCAGTTATGACTGTGATGTCATTGATATTTATGCCATTTTTCATGCTATTTTTTTACCGATCATGGCGTAGAAATACGGAGAAGACTCGAACACCGTTCTTCTTCGTCTGGGGTTTAGTCTCTGTGATATTAATGTTTGTAACGTTTCAAGCTTTCATCGTTGCCTTTCGTGAAATTTTATTGTgggaaaatatcatattaacgTCGTGTTTCTTTTGTATGTTGTATCATATGATGAAAGCGAAGCTAAATTCTAATTCATTACGTCGCTCATATACTACATACAAACCGCGTCGAAGGGAAGATATTTATAACTCAAATAAAACACACATCAATAATTCTATGGAAAGGAAAGAAGATTCTAAGGATTATACACAAGAtgatatagaaaaaaacatcaGAGGAGGGATGTCTTTGGAACAAATGACAGCCACTTCATTACCTGAAAGTGAAGTCACTTGGATTGACTCTAGGCCAATCAGAG ACGGGAAATTGATAACCTGGTGTGAAGACTGTGGAATTAAAAAGCCGCCGCGTTCTGGCCATTGTACAGTGTGTAAAGCCTGCTTTGATGTGCGTGATCATCACTGTGTATg GATAGATTGTTGTATAACTGCAAATAACCACAGACATTTTATGACGGCCATGACGTTATTTGTGTTTTGTGGTTTCTATGGCGTCCACCTCACCTTGACGACGGTCTGTACACCACAGTTGTACTACGGCTGGTTCCTGTTGCCAAATGACTGCCGATTTTTATATGTTGATTTCCA GACGGCGGTGAGCTTTGTCAGTGGTTTGTACTGTCTGATGGCGGCTTGTGTAATGTCCTGTAACCTGCTGTACCAGATCATTCTCATCTCACAGAATATCACCTCTCAGGAAATGAGCATGGCCAACAAACGTAAACTGACACGATGTTACGGACTCAGGGCTTGTGCAAATATTCACAACCGAGGTTTCTTCAGGAACATTATACTGTTTCTCACCACAAAGAGAAATCAAGATGGTATGATTAAAGTCTAG